The proteins below come from a single Paramormyrops kingsleyae isolate MSU_618 chromosome 25, PKINGS_0.4, whole genome shotgun sequence genomic window:
- the grhprb gene encoding glyoxylate reductase/hydroxypyruvate reductase isoform X1, with amino-acid sequence MWNSRISLRSLQQIAVGAHGRLDAMQRAKSTLPRVYVTRKVPPEGLKILRQSGQVEFELWDSDDPVPRSELLEKVKGVDGLLCMLTEQIDAELLDTAGPNLKVLSTMSVGFDHISLDEIKKRGIRLGHTPDVLTDAVAELTIALLLTTSRRLIEATHEAKTGGWGTWRTMWLCGYELANSTVGILGLGRIGLAIAERLKPFKVKKFIYTDVTPRPELASQINAEYVSLEQLAKESDFLTICCALTPETQGICNRKLFSQMKSNAIFINTSRGGVVNQEDLLEALSTGQIAAAGLDVTTPEPLPTDHPLFKLKNCVILPHIASASYATRNAMSALAASNLLAGLWGEPMPKELKL; translated from the exons ATGTGGAATAGCCGCATATCGCTCCGTAGTCTCCAGCAGATCGCAGTCGGCGCCCACGGCAGGCTGGACGCTATGCAGCGTGCGAAGTCCACCTTACCCCGGGTTTATGTTACCCGTAAGGTGCCACCAGAGGGACTGAAGATACTTCGCCAGTCTGGACA AGTGGAATTTGAACTTTGGGATTCAGATGACCCTGTTCCTCGCTCCGAGCTGCTGGAAAAGGTGAAGGGGGTGGACGGCCTGCTCTGCATGCTGACAGAGCAGATTGATGCTGAATTGCTGGACACTGCAG GGCCCAACCTTAAAGTGCTGAGCACAATGTCTGTGGGATTCGATCACATCTCCCTGGACGAGATAAAGAAGAG GGGAATCCGTCTGGGCCACACGCCGGATGTCCTGACTGATGCGGTGGCAGAACTCACCATAGCCCTGCTGCTGACCACGTCCCGGCGTCTTATAGAGGCCACCCATGAGGCCAAAAC TGGTGGCTGGGGTACTTGGAGGACCATGTGGCTGTGTGGTTATGAGCTGGCCAACAGCACTGTGGGAATCCTGGGACTGGGCAGGATCG GGCTGGCTATTGCTGAGCGACTGAAGCCCTTCAAAGTGAAGAAGTTCATTTACACAGATGTTACACCAAGACCGGAACTGGCCAGTCAGATAAACGCGGAGTATG TATCGCTGGAGCAGCTAGCTAAAGAGTCAGACTTCTTGACAATTTGCTGCGCGCTCACCCCGGAGACACAGGGTATCTGCAACAGGAAGCTGTTTTCTCAGATGAAGAGCAACGCCATCTTCATCAACACCAGCCG AGGAGGGGTGGTGAACCAGGAGGACCTGCTGGAGGCTCTGTCCACCGGTCAGATTGCAGCGGCCGGATTGGATGTCACCACACCAGAACCGCTGCCCACGGACCACCCCCTCTTCAAGCTGAAAAACTGCG TGATCCTTCCCCACATCGCCAGCGCCTCCTACGCCACACGTAACGCCATGTCCGCTCTGGCAGCCAGCAACCTGCTGGCCGGGCTGTGGGGAGAGCCCATGCCGAAGGAGCTGAAGCTGTAG